In the Nitrospirales bacterium LBB_01 genome, one interval contains:
- a CDS encoding 4Fe-4S dicluster domain-containing protein — MADEKDIKTITEETGKYRCPIQKTILFLDEFIAGPMCARCLPCPMGAYEMRVRCNRLAEGQGTSADVEAIKNIAPIMFDASMCKKGKDTAKFIIDTLENLPGVYEAHTDGTCPDRECVKLVAYRVIPDKCTACDECRVVCKDFAILGEKRKPHLSGYYAYEVVDVRCSRCGKCAEVCKFGAIEIVNIKDTLAVKA, encoded by the coding sequence ATGGCTGACGAGAAGGACATTAAAACAATAACCGAGGAGACCGGCAAGTACCGGTGTCCGATACAGAAAACGATACTGTTTCTGGATGAGTTCATAGCGGGACCTATGTGTGCCCGCTGTCTGCCCTGCCCTATGGGAGCGTATGAGATGAGGGTACGCTGTAACAGGCTTGCCGAGGGACAGGGGACTTCAGCGGATGTGGAGGCAATCAAAAACATAGCTCCAATTATGTTTGACGCATCGATGTGCAAAAAGGGCAAAGACACGGCTAAATTTATAATTGACACCTTAGAAAACCTGCCGGGCGTATATGAGGCACACACTGACGGCACCTGCCCCGACAGGGAATGCGTTAAGTTGGTTGCTTACAGGGTAATACCGGACAAATGCACGGCATGTGATGAGTGCAGGGTTGTGTGCAAAGACTTTGCCATACTGGGGGAGAAGAGAAAACCCCATCTTTCCGGCTACTATGCTTATGAGGTAGTGGATGTGAGGTGCAGCCGCTGCGGCAAGTGTGCTGAGGTATGCAAGTTCGGGGCAATAGAAATCGTCAACATAAAAGACACCTTAGCGGTTAAGGCTTGA